Proteins encoded by one window of Octopus bimaculoides isolate UCB-OBI-ISO-001 chromosome 4, ASM119413v2, whole genome shotgun sequence:
- the LOC106880162 gene encoding DNA mismatch repair protein Msh6: MGKVNTIFSYFSKTPKKTTENQVLSPKTPSNSGSNSNLQATSNNTTPTSSKKTNEKNGEITPEFEVGDIVWSKLEGYPWWPSIVCNHPTSKVHIKKGKVTEIHVQFFDDPISRAWVKARFVKPFTGADAKEAKTGGQFFSMDMSQRKATNDADKAVKMTKEDRLGLITELQPSEDEFEMDDLDDIFDEEMEEGDSEKSKENLDVSNTVKEKSSKSKEDESKSSKPPKRNANKRRRIIVEPDSGDSSDDYKASSGSESNSDSVSSGVDEDKLSETGSEPEASPVKKASRKRKLPGSTPTSVQKSLSSSSVTPERSPFVGSISSATKSKLSLFSAPDSSSPSAGDKMEPSTYMHMTLDFLKPDKLKDKNGRLKTHPDYDSRTLYVPDSFKSKVTPAMRQWWEMKSNHFDTILFFKVGKFYELFHMDAVIAVAELGLIYMKGDYAHSGFPEIAYGRYADLLVQKGYKVARVEQTETPDMMNERVKKMHSVTKFDKVMKREICRITTKGTKTYSYMEGDCCESANSYLMAVTEKEENDGCFTYGVCFVDTSIGKFHIGQFLDDRHNSRFRTLLMHHTPAQILYERGKVYPKTMQIINNLPGNVIKEGLNPGTEFWQSSKTLKTLSECNYFVDEESKETVWPAALKKMLSDSDALNSSAADGFVLAVSALGAILWYLKHTLVDEELLSMKNFEEYVPLDKNNSVSVPNSSVARNFSGKRHMVLDDVTLCNLDITENGLNGSREGTLLEKLDHCNTPFGKRLFRTWLCAPLCNPKSINDRLDSLEDLMNIPDVSAETRELLKKLPDLERILSRIHALGLSNRSNEHPDNRAILYESLTYSKRKIEDFISALEGFKVAQKIIKPFQDKVDGFKSILLRKTVTVKSSSSSGCFPDMAEKLKYFDNGFDHNKAKKDGVIVPNKGVDSDYDGAVKDIKETTNALDRYLDQQRQLMCCKSMVYWGTGKNRYQMEVPENMCKKVPNQYELMSSKKGWKRYRTKEIERMLAEMTDAEDRQSAALKDTMRRIFHQFDTDYQMWDQAVQCLAVLDVLLCLAEYSRCGEGAICRPEIVLPEADSKPFLLIRDGRHPCIGRSSAAEDFIPNDMMIGVKDNIETEDPTTDSQVVLVTGPNMGGKSTLMRQVGLIVVMAQMGCYVPAEKCRITPVDRVFTRLGANDRIMAGESTFFVELSETASILQHATENSLVLLDELGRGTATYDGTAIAAAVVEEISKTINCRTLFSTHYHSLTDMFSSDPNVRLGHMACMVENESEDDPTQETITFLYKFVKGACPKSYGFNAARLASIPNEIITNGVKKAKELENKTQRIHLIRDLWKFDAKNPTELKQMVQAIG, encoded by the exons ATGGGGAAAGTCAACACgatattttcttacttttcaaAGACACCCAAGAAGACTACCGAGAATCAAGTGCTTTCTCCGAAGACTCCGAGTAATTCAGGTAGCAATAGCAATCTACAAGCAACATCTAACAACACCACACCAACTAGTAGTAAAAAGACGAATGAGAAAAATGGCGAAATTACTCCTG aatTTGAAGTTGGTGATATTGTATGGTCAAAGCTTGAAGGTTATCCATGGTGGCCTAGCATTGTATGCAACCACCCAACTTCTAAGGTTCACATCAAGAAAGGCAAAGTGACGGAGATTCATGTTCAATTCTTTGATGACCCAATTTCTAGAGCATGGGTTAAAGCCAG ATTTGTGAAGCCATTTACTGGGGCTGATGCCAAAGAAGCTAAAACTGGTGGCCAGTTTTTCTCAATGGATATGTCTCAAAGGAAAGCAACCAATGATGCTGACAAGGCAGTGAAAATGACAAAAGAAGATAGACTTGGGCTTATTACTGAACTTCAGCCATCTGAAGATGAATTTGAAATGGACGACTTAGATG atatttttgatgaagaaatggaagaaggtgATTCAGAAAAGAGCAAGGAAAATTTGGATGTATCTAATACAGTGAAAGAAAAGAGTTCTAAG TCCAAGGAAGATGAAAGCAAAAGTTCAAAACCACCCAAACGTAATGCAAACAAACGACGCAGAATTATTGTAGAACCAGACAGTGGTGATTCCA gTGATGATTACAAAGCTTCCTCTGGTTCTGAGAGCAACTCAGATAGTGTAAGCAGTGGAGTTGATGAGGATAAATTATCTGAAACAGGGTCAGAACCTGAGGCGTCACCTGTCAAG AAAGCATCTCGGAAAAGAAAACTGCCTGGTTCTACTCCTACAAGTGTTCAGAAGTCTTTATCTTCAAGTTCAGTTACTCCAGAACGTTCTCCTTTTGTTGGATCTATAAGCTCAGCTACAAAATCTAAACTGTCTCTTTTCTCAGCTCCTGATTCT TCTTCTCCTTCAGCTGGAGACAAAATGGAACCatcaacatatatgcatatgacctTGGACTTCTTGAAACCAGACAAGTTGAA GGACAAAAACGGACGCCTGAAAACTCATCCAGATTATGACAGCCGTACTCTGTATGTTCCAGACTCTTTCAAGAGTAAAGTTACTCCT GCTATGCGGCAGTGGTGGGAGATGAAATCAAATCATTTTGATACTATCCTGTTTTTCAAG GTTGGAAAATTTTATGAACTCTTCCACATGGATGCTGTGATTGCAGTTGCTGAGTTAGGTTTAATCTACATGAAG GGTGATTATGCACATTCTGGTTTCCCTGAAATTGCTTATGGAAGATATGCAGACCTTCTTGTCCAGAAGGGTTACAAAGTGGCACGTGTGGAGCAAACGGAGACACCAGATATGATGAATGAAAGAGTCAAGAAAA TGCATTCAGTTACTAAATTTGACAAAGTAATGAAGCGTGAGATCTGCAGAATCACAACCAAAGGTACAAAGACCTACAGTTATATGGAAGGTGACTGCTGTGAGTCTGCTAATTCCTACTTGATGGCTGTTACTGAAAAG gaagaaaatgatggATGTTTTACTTATGGTGTCTGTTTTGTGGACACCTCCATTGGGAAATTTCAT atTGGTCAATTTTTGGATGACCGACACAATTCTAGATTCCGCACACTTTTGATGCACCATACTCCTGCTCAG ATTCTTTATGAGCGTGGTAAAGTCTACCCAAAGACAATGCAGATAATCAACAATCTTCCTGGAAATGTCATCAAAGAAGGATTAAACCCTGGAACAGAATTTTGGCAAAGTTCCAAAACTTTAAAAACCCTCTCAGAATGCAATTATTTTGTTGATGAAGAATCCAAAGAGACTGTGTGGCCAGCTGCCTTGAAGAAAATGTTGTCTGATA GTGATGCATTGAATTCTAGTGCTGCAGATGGTTTTGTCTTGGCAGTATCAGCTCTTGGTGCCATCTTATG GTATTTGAAACACACTTTAGTGGATGAAGAATTGCTGTCTATGAAGAATTTTGAAGAATATGTCCCtcttgataaaaataattctgtATCAGTTCCAAACAGTTCCGTGGCCAGGAATTTTTCTGGAAAACGTCATATG GTCCTGGATGATGTCACTTTGTGTAACTTGGACATCACAGAAAATGGTTTGAATGGTTCGAGAGAAGGAACTCTTTTAGAAAAACTGGATCACTGCAACACGCCATTTg GGAAACGTCTATTCCGAACATGGCTTTGTGCACCCTTGTGTAACCCAAAATCTATCAATGACCGTTTGGATAGTCTTGAAGATCTGATGAACATTCCAGATGTAAGTGCTGAGACAAGGGAACTACTGAAGAAACTCCCAGATTTGGAAAGAATTTTgagcag AATTCATGCTCTTGGATTATCTAATCGGAGTAATGAACACCCTGATAACCGTGCAATTCTCTATGAAAGTCTCACATACAG TAAACGGAAAATCGAAGATTTCATTTCTGCTTTGGAAGGATTTAAAGTTgctcaaaaaataataaaaccgtTTCAGGATAAAGTTGATGGTTTCAA ATCTATTCTGTTGAGAAAAACAGTTACTGTGAAAAGTTCATCATCTTCTGGTTGTTTCCCTGATATGGcagaaaaactaaaatattttgat AATGGGTTTGATCACAACAAAGCTAAGAAAGATGGGGTCATAGTTCCTAACAAAG GAGTTGATTCTGATTATGATGGTGCTGTAAAAGATATCAAAGAAACTACCAATGCATTAGATCGATATTTAGACCAACAAAGACAGTTGATGTGTTGTAAA TCTATGGTATATTGGGGTACTGGTAAGAACCGTTATCAAATGGAAGTGCCTGAAAATATGTGTAAGAAAGTACCAAATCAGTATGAGCTAATGTCTTCCAAGAAAGGATGGAAACGGTACCGTAcaaaagagattgagagaatGTTAGCTGAAATGACTGATGCTGAAGATAGACAGTCTGCAGCTTTGAAGGATACCATGCGGCGAATATTTCATCAATTTGATACGGA TTATCAGATGTGGGACCAAGCTGTCCAGTGTTTAGCTGTTCTTGATGTTCTCCTCTGTTTGGCTGAATACAGTCGCTGTGGCGAAGGAGCCATTTGCAGACCAGAAATTGTTTTGCCTGAGGCAGATTCCAAA CCATTCCTTTTGATACGTGATGGACGTCATCCTTGCATAGGACGGTCGTCTGCTGCTGAAGACTTTATTCCCAATGATATGATGATTGGAGTAAAAGAT AACATAGAAACTGAAGACCCCACCACTGATAGTCAAGTAGTATTGGTAACTGGTCCCAATATGGGTGGGAAATCTACACTGATGCGTCAAGTTGGATTAATTGTTGTCATGGCTCAgatg GGTTGTTATGTGCCAGCTGAGAAATGTCGGATAACTCCAGTAGATCGAGTGTTTACTCGTTTAGGTGCCAACGACAGAATTATGGCAG GTGAAAGTACTTTCTTTGTGGAACTTAGTGAAACTGCTTCAATCCTACAACACGCAACAGAGAATTCACTAGTATTGTTGGATGAACTTG GCAGAGGAACTGCAACCTATGACGGTACTGCTATTGCAGCTGCTGTAGTGGAGGAAATCTCGAAGACTATCAATTGCAGGACACTATTCTCAACTCATTACCATTCTTTGACTGACATGTTTTCAAGTGATCCCAATGTTCGGCTTGGACATATG GCATGTATGGTAGAAAACGAGAGTGAAGATGATCCAACCCAGGAAACTATAACATTCTTGTACAAGTTTGTAAAAGGGGCATGTCCTAAAAGCTATGGCTTCAATGCTGCACGACTGGCCAGTATTCCCAATGAG ATCATAACCAATGGTGTGAAAAAAGCCAAAGAATTAGAGAATAAGACCCAACGCATTCATTTGATCAG AGATCTATGGAAATTTGATGCAAAAAATCCGACAGAACTGAAACAGATGGTGCAAGCAATTGGCTGA
- the LOC106880164 gene encoding FAU ubiquitin-like and ribosomal protein S30 has translation MQLFVKANETHTLSLMGNETIYDIKNMLFNLGGFDINEQVLTFNGSPLANDFSIGSLQDMNTLHLDMRMLGGKVHGSLARAGKVKGQTPKVEKQEKKKQKTGRAKRRMQYNRRFVNVVAGFGRRKGPNANS, from the exons ATGCAGCTGTTTGTAAAGGCTAATGAGACTCATACCCTCAGTCTGATGGGGAATGAGACTATTTATGATATCAAG AACATGCTTTTCAATTTGGGTGGATTTGATATCAATGAGCAAGTTTTAACATTCAATGGCTCCCCACTTGCCAATGATTTCTCGATTGGGTCATTGCAAGACATGAACACTCTTCACTTGGATATGAGAATGCTTGGAG GCAAAGTCCATGGTTCTTTGGCTCGAGCTGGCAAAGTGAAGGGACAAACTCCCAAA GTGGAGaagcaagaaaagaagaaacagaagactGGTCGTGCTAAGCGACGCATGCAATACAACAGGAGATTTGTCAATGTGGTTGCTGGTTTCGGACGAAGGAAAGGACCAAATGCCAATTCTTAG